The following are encoded together in the Salvelinus alpinus chromosome 29, SLU_Salpinus.1, whole genome shotgun sequence genome:
- the LOC139558903 gene encoding uncharacterized protein, with amino-acid sequence MKFGTVVVFVKLIFKLKTPVPTEDDVLGAIKKQLSRQFRTTQTTFQNATYIKLTDTSYAINLGFKITNVTLESLSNRLTFTNETYIKIQDSINSLLHNLLSEPEGKQFQFPNADFIVDGTEIRANVLYVFKEDDVNHPSSFLQEVLKVSGLLTTTVAPTTTTSTTPLHTLLLTTPFNTTSVGGFPGWALAIIIPCGIAIILVPLWILLCCMLCGCCAAVRRRWHRRRSYNVQYTTRNGLF; translated from the exons ATGAA ATTCGGCACAGTGGTTGTTTTTGTTAAACTGATATTCAAGCTCAAAACACCAGTCCCCACTGAGGATGATGTCCTTGGTGCCATCAAGAAGCAACTGTCTCGTCAATTCAGGACCACTCAAACCACCTTCCAGAATGCAACTTATATCA AACTTACAGATACTTCATATGCCATCAACCTTGGTTTCAAAATAACCAATGTAACCCTGGAGTCTCTAAGTAATAGACTCACATTCACCAACGAGACCTACATCAAGATACAGGATTCAATTAACAGTCTA CTCCATAACCTACTCAGTGAACCAGAAGGCAAACAGTTTCAATTTCCCAACGCCGACTTCAT TGTTGATGGCACTGAAATCAGGGCAAATGTGCTGTATGTATTCAAAGAGGACGATGTCAACCACCCTAGTAGTTTTCTACAGGAAGTCTTAAAAGTCTCAG GTCTCCTGACCACCACTGTTGCCCCAACAACAACTACCAGCACCACACCACTTCATACCCTTTTGCTGACCACTCCTTTCAATACCACAAGTGTTGGAGGTTTTCCTGGCTGGGCTTTGGCCATTATCATTCCTTGTGGCATCGCTATCATTCTGGTACCCCTGTGGATCCTGCTATGT TGTATGCTATGTGGCTGCTGTGCAGCTGTAAGGAGACGCTGGCACAGACGCAGATCTTACAATGTACAGTACACCACCAGAAACGGACTCTTCTGA